The following are encoded together in the Citrus sinensis cultivar Valencia sweet orange chromosome 1, DVS_A1.0, whole genome shotgun sequence genome:
- the LOC102627858 gene encoding protein POLAR LOCALIZATION DURING ASYMMETRIC DIVISION AND REDISTRIBUTION yields MSNNNSSLLKSSSSTAPPLRIADVLLLHLDDDQEEQVDGAVLPFSLVMDGCRRRRREAGGVVSRWLTCFRRPEDQHDDDRDDVTNGRDLTSVVAHNDHSGPSGGCRWCQRESSFDVGVGCSLLYLIAASKAELDKMMDLRTQMQVLLQNFKEELQVRNASEEGTGSNCHRSSQNLAISHVQPESSTTAIMTFDQSLKCDTPKDVECLEGIDQLQAELEAELERLQLHLEKEKLLQHPEQRSVEVTLKDTASSRSCSMSAGEVSDTVVEAQEAFSEVDCGVPPYELEKRLHAVLEARQQEHIRELEAALECAKHKLSEKEMEISWWRDTARLIAQHVPGPSRCTSDRG; encoded by the exons ATGAGCAATAACAACTCTTCGCTCCTTAAAAGCTCCTCTTCGACTGCTCCTCCTTTACGAATCGCTGATGTTCTACTACTCCATCTCGACGACGACCAGGAAGAACAAGTGGACGGCGCTGTTCTCCCGTTTTCTTTAGTGATGGACGGCTGTAGAAGACGCCGGAGAGAAGCTGGCGGCGTTGTGTCCCGGTGGCTCACATGTTTTAGAAGGCCCGAGGATCAGCATGATGACGATCGTGATGATGTAACCAACGGTCGTGATTTGACGTCTGTGGTTGCTCACAATGATCACTCAG GTCCTTCAGGGGGTTGTAGGTGGTGCCAAAGAGAGTCCTCTTTCGATGTGGGAGTTGGGTGTTCTCTGTTATATCTAATTGCAGCAAGTAAAGCTGAACTTGACAAGATGATGGATTTGAGGACCCAAATGCAGGTTCTTctccagaatttcaaagagGAGCTGCAAGTGAGAAACGCCTCAGAAGAAGGGACGGGATCAAACTGTCATCGTTCTTCGCAAAACCTTGCAATTTCACATGTTCAACCAGAGTCATCAACAACAGCAATTATGACATTTGATCAGTCTTTGAAATGTGACACGCCTAAAGATGTTGAATGTTTGGAAGGAATAGATCAGCTGCAAGCAGAACTTGAGGCAGAGTTGGAGCGTTTGCAGCTGCACTTGGAAAAAGAGAAACTATTGCAACATCCAGAACAGCGAAGTGTAGAG GTGACTCTTAAGGACACTGCTTCTTCTAGAAGTTGCAGCATGAGTGCTGGAGAAGTTAGTGACACCGTAGTTGAAGCCCAAGAGGCCTTCAGTGAAGTAGACTGTGGAGTTCCTCCCTATGAACTTGAGAAGAGGTTGCATGCAGTACTAGAGGCAAGACAGCAAGAACACATAAGAGAGCTAGAAGCAGCTTTAGAGTGTGCCAAGCACAAGCTTTCTGAGAAGGAAATGGAGATTTCTTGGTGGAGGGACACTGCAAGGCTTATCGCACAGCATGTTCCCGGACCTTCAAGGTGTACTTCTGACCGTGGATGA
- the LOC102626512 gene encoding formin-like protein 18 isoform X5: MALFRKFFYRKPPDGLLEISERVFVFDCCFTTDILEEEEYKEYLGGIVGQLREYFPEASFMVFNFREGEHQSQIGQVLSEYDMTVMDYPRHYEGCPLLTMETVHHFLRSSESWLSLGHQNVLLMHCERGGWPVLAFMLAALLIYRKQFTGEQKTLDMIYKQAPRELLQLMSPLNPLPSQLRYLQYVSRRNVGSEWPPLDRALTLDCVILRVIPNFDGEGGCCPIFRIYGQDPLMVADRTPKVLFSTPKRSKLVRHYKQADCELVKIDIHCHIQGDVVLECISLDSDQEREEMMFRVMFNTAFIRSNILMLNRDEIDILWNSKDLFSKEFRAEVLFSEMDAATSLVSVDLPGIEEKDGLPIEAFAKVQEIFSNVDWLDPKLDVAVNMLQHFTPSNFIQENLETALNAEKGSIMIESALEKDKEQLKLKAPDNIGGLASISQGKPFMPSVKPALDANSFKKKNEPKELLVSLQQPAQPKIISPRLPQTSSSASQGSPISRYHSAPSSLGITALLHDHDKYIQEITQQVKRSQPAVPTSPSVTNTMRPPQPSHVSTPSPTPPPLPFQPPSARASLVPPKIIQKTQVTPPPPLPTLKATQSFLSEQPETTSQSIEHLLSDPSTTSAANSAGGTPVTETLHSDAPSPPPSFQETSPSPMFEHSSTTSTLPPPPPPPPHSFPGMSQSFVVNNSFSIPPPPPPPPPPHSFPGMAQSFVVNNSFSIPPPSSPPSFSRISSTSSSDKNSFSAPSPPPQPPSLSGISPTSSAKNLFSTPPPPPPPPPPSPSPFSVTSPSTSVKNSFPNPPPPPPSPPPSFLGTSLSSIVNNSVSIPPPPPLPPMVASSTTSSVFCPLASKSSAITSRPPPPPPPPLHSRGSTSMSLARPPPQLPASNLPPENSLSHNSAPVPPVPPPPAPFAKGLSLSKANDVTPPSHSGVSNGNIPPIPGPPSGAPFSAKMRGLAHASPRLQSQPRKNNLKPYHWLKLTRAMQGSLWAEAQKSDEASKAPEFDMSELESLFSAAAPNSDLGGKSGKSNRRSGPKPERVQLIELRRANNCEIMLTKVKIPLPDLMGSVLALDDSALDIDQVDNLIKFCPTKEEMEVLKNYNGDKGNLGKCEQFFLELMKVPRVESKLRVFSFKIQFQTQVSDLRTSLNIINSASEEVRNSIKLKRIMQTILSLGNALNHGTARGSAVGFRLDSLLKLTDTRARNNKMTLMHYLCKVLAEKLPELLGFPKDLVSLEASTKIQLKFLAEEMQAISKGLEKVVQELTASENDGEVSGNFCKLLKEFLSYAEGEVRSLALLYSSVIFLG, translated from the exons ATGGCATTATTTAGAAAGTTTTTCTACAGGAAGCCTCCTGATGGGCTATTGGAGATCTCTGAAAGGGTCTTTG TCTTTGATTGCTGCTTCACGACTGACAttttagaagaagaagagtatAAAGAATATCTGGGAGGCATAGTGGGTCAGCTCCGTGAATACTTTCCTGAGGCTTCGTTCATGGTGTTTAACTTTCGAGAAGGAGAACACCAAAGTCAGATCGGTCAAGTTTTGTCAGAGTATGATATGACTGTAATGGACTATCCTCGCCATTATGAAGGTTGTCCATTACTCACAATGGAAACGGTCCATCATTTCTTGCGTTCAAGTGAAAGCTGGCTCTCCCTTGGGCATCAGAATGTGCTCTTGATGCATTGTGAAAGAGGTGGGTGGCCAGTCTTGGCCTTTATGCTTGCTGCCTTATTGATATATAGGAAACAGTTTACTGGGGAGCAGAAAACTTTGGACATGATTTACAAGCAAGCACCTCGTGAGCTTTTGCAGCTGATGTCACCACTGAATCCATTGCCTTCACAATTGAGGTACCTTCAGTATGTCTCAAGAAGGAATGTGGGCTCAGAATGGCCTCCGCTGGATAGAGCGCTTACTTTGGATTGTGTTATTCTTAGAGTCATTCCTAATTTCGATGGAGAAGGGGGTTGCTGCCCAATATTTAGGATTTATGGACAAGATCCTCTAATGGTTGCTGATCGAACTCCTAAAGTTTTGTTCTCAACACCAAAAAGGAGCAAACTTGTTCGGCACTACAAGCAG GCAGATTGCGAACTTGTAAAAATTGACATCCATTGCCATATTCAAGGTGATGTTGTGCTAGAGTGTATTAGTTTGGATAGTGATCAAGAGCGTGAAGAGATGATGTTTCGGGTCATGTTCAACACAGCCTTTATAAGGTCAAACATTTTGATGCTTAACCGTGATGAAATTGACATCTTGTGGAATTCTAAGGATCTGTTTTCCAAGGAATTCAGGGCAGAG GTTCTTTTTTCAGAGATGGATGCTGCAACTTCTCTTGTTTCAGTTGATTTGCCGGGCATAGAGGAGAAGGATGGCCTTCCTATTGAAGCATTTGCTAAAGTTCAAGAAATTTTCAGCAATGTTGATTGGCTAGATCCAAAGTTGGATGTTGCAGTAAACATGCTCCAGCATTTCACACCATCAAATTTCATCCAAGAAAATCTGGAGACTGCTCTAAATGCAGAAAAAGGCAGCATTATGATAGAATCAGCTCTCGAAAAAGATAAAGAGCAACTAAAATTGAAGGCACCAGACAACATCGGGGGTCTTGCATCCATTTCTCAAGGGAAACCATTCATGCCATCTGTTAAACCAGCCCTAGATGCAAATTCATtcaaaaagaagaatgaaCCCAAAGAGCTGCTGGTTTCTCTCCAACAGCCTGCTCAACCAAAGATCATTTCTCCAAGATTACCTCAAACTTCGTCATCTGCTTCACAAGGTTCACCTATATCAAGATATCATAGCGCACCATCATCCCTTGGAATCACAGCTCTATTGCATGATCATGACAAATATATTCAAGAAATCACACAGCAGGTGAAAAGATCTCAACCTGCTGTACCTACTTCTCCTTCCGTTACAAATACAATGAGACCTCCACAACCTAGTCATGTATCTACTCCATCACCAACACCACCACCGCTACCATTTCAGCCTCCCTCTGCACGAGCTTCATTGGTACCTCCtaaaattatccaaaaaaCTCAGGTAACCCCTCCTCCTCCCCTTCCGACTCTGAAGGCAACGCAGTCTTTTCTTTCCGAACAACCTGAAACCACATCACAAAGTATAGAGCACTTATTATCAGACCCCTCCACTACATCTGCCGCAAATTCCGCAGGGGGTACTCCTGTTACAGAGACCTTGCATTCAGATGCACCTTCTCCACCACCTTCCTTTCAAGAGACATCTCCATCTCCCATGTTCGAGCATTCATCCACAACTTCCACTCTCCCGCCTcctcctccacctccacccCATTCTTTTCCTGGAATGTCTCAAtcttttgttgtaaataactcattttcaattcctcctcctcctccacctccacccCCACCCCATTCTTTTCCTGGAATGGCTCAAtcttttgttgtaaataacTCATTTTCAATTCCTCCTCCTTCCTCACCCCCTTCATTTTCAAGAATATCTTCAACATCTTCCTCTGACAAGAACTCATTTTCAGCTCCCTCTCCTCCTCCCCAACCCCCCTCACTTTCAGGAATATCTCCAACTTCCTCtgccaaaaacttattttcaactcctccacctccacctccacctccTCCCCCTTCCCCTTCTCCTTTTTCAGTAACATCTCCATCTACCTCTGTTAAGAACTCTTTTCCAAACccacctccacctccacctTCTCCACCCCCTTCTTTTTTAGGAACATCTCTGTCTTCCATTGTCAATAACTCAGTTTCAATCCCCCCTCCTCCCCCACTACCCCCTATGGTTGCTTCATCAACTACTTCCTCTGTCTTTTGTCCACTAGCTTCTAAGAGTTCAGCAATCACCTCTAGACCTCCTCCACCACCTCCACCTCCTTTACATTCTAGGGGTTCAACTAGTATGTCTTTAGCACGACCGCCGCCACAATTACCTGCTTCCAATCTCCCTCCAGAGAATTCTTTGTCTCATAATTCAGCACCTGTTCCGCCTGTGCCACCTCCACCAGCTCCTTTTGCCAAAGGGTTATCATTGTCAAAGGCTAATGATGTGACCCCTCCATCTCATAGTGGAGTTAGTAATGGTAACATCCCTCCAATTCCTGGACCTCCTTCTGGTGCTCCATTTAGTGCAAAAATGCGAGGTTTAGCACATGCAAGTCCCAGGCTTCAGTCCCAACCTAGAAAAAACAACCTGAAACCATATCATTGGTTAAAGTTAACAAGGGCAATGCAAGGGAGCTTGTGGGCTGAGGCTCAAAAATCTGATGAAGCTTCCAA GGCTCCGGAATTTGACATGTCAGAACTAGAGTCTCTTTTCTCAGCAGCTGCTCCGAACTCAGATCTTGGAGGCAAAAGTGGGAAGTCAAATCGCCGTTCTGGACCTAAACCTGAGAGAGTCCAGCTG ATTGAGCTTAGGCGGGCAaataattgtgaaattatGCTCACAAAGGTTAAAATTCCTTTGCCTGATTTGATG GGTTCAGTCCTTGCTTTGGATGATTCAGCATTGGACATTGATCAGGTTGATAACCTTATTAAGTTTTGtccaacaaaagaagaaatggAAGTACTCAAG AATTACAATGGAGATAAGGGAAACTTGGGAAAATGTGAACAG TTCTTCCTAGAATTGATGAAAGTGCCTCGGGTTGAGTCAAAGCTAAGAGTTTTCTCATTTAAAATACAGTTCCAAACTCAG GTTTCTGACCTTAGAACAagtttgaatattataaactctGCATCTGAAGAG GTCAGGAATTCAATCAAGTTGAAACGGATCATGCAAACGATTCTTTCTTTGGGTAATGCTTTGAATCATGGAACTGCAAGGG
- the LOC102626512 gene encoding formin-like protein 18 isoform X6, giving the protein MALFRKFFYRKPPDGLLEISERVFVFDCCFTTDILEEEEYKEYLGGIVGQLREYFPEASFMVFNFREGEHQSQIGQVLSEYDMTVMDYPRHYEGCPLLTMETVHHFLRSSESWLSLGHQNVLLMHCERGGWPVLAFMLAALLIYRKQFTGEQKTLDMIYKQAPRELLQLMSPLNPLPSQLRYLQYVSRRNVGSEWPPLDRALTLDCVILRVIPNFDGEGGCCPIFRIYGQDPLMVADRTPKVLFSTPKRSKLVRHYKQADCELVKIDIHCHIQGDVVLECISLDSDQEREEMMFRVMFNTAFIRSNILMLNRDEIDILWNSKDLFSKEFRAEVLFSEMDAATSLVSVDLPGIEEKDGLPIEAFAKVQEIFSNVDWLDPKLDVAVNMLQHFTPSNFIQENLETALNAEKGSIMIESALEKDKEQLKLKAPDNIGGLASISQGKPFMPSVKPALDANSFKKKNEPKELLVSLQQPAQPKIISPRLPQTSSSASQGSPISRYHSAPSSLGITALLHDHDKYIQEITQQVKRSQPAVPTSPSVTNTMRPPQPSHVSTPSPTPPPLPFQPPSARASLVPPKIIQKTQVTPPPPLPTLKATQSFLSEQPETTSQSIEHLLSDPSTTSAANSAGGTPVTETLHSDAPSPPPSFQETSPSPMFEHSSTTSTLPPPPPPPPHSFPGMSQSFVVNNSFSIPPPPPPPPPPHSFPGMAQSFVVNNSFSIPPPSSPPSFSRISSTSSSDKNSFSAPSPPPQPPSLSGISPTSSAKNLFSTPPPPPPPPPPSPSPFSVTSPSTSVKNSFPNPPPPPPSPPPSFLGTSLSSIVNNSVSIPPPPPLPPMVASSTTSSVFCPLASKSSAITSRPPPPPPPPLHSRGSTSMSLARPPPQLPASNLPPENSLSHNSAPVPPVPPPPAPFAKGLSLSKANDVTPPSHSGVSNGNIPPIPGPPSGAPFSAKMRGLAHASPRLQSQPRKNNLKPYHWLKLTRAMQGSLWAEAQKSDEASKAPEFDMSELESLFSAAAPNSDLGGKSGKSNRRSGPKPERVQLIELRRANNCEIMLTKVKIPLPDLMGSVLALDDSALDIDQVDNLIKFCPTKEEMEVLKNYNGDKGNLGKCEQFFLELMKVPRVESKLRVFSFKIQFQTQVSDLRTSLNIINSASEEVRNSIKLKRIMQTILSLGNALNHGTARGSAVGFRLDSLLKLTDTRARNNKMTLMHYLCKVLAEKLPELLGFPKDLVSLEASTKIQLKFLAEEMQAISKGLEKVVQELTASENDGEVSGNFCKTLRNRRKWFR; this is encoded by the exons ATGGCATTATTTAGAAAGTTTTTCTACAGGAAGCCTCCTGATGGGCTATTGGAGATCTCTGAAAGGGTCTTTG TCTTTGATTGCTGCTTCACGACTGACAttttagaagaagaagagtatAAAGAATATCTGGGAGGCATAGTGGGTCAGCTCCGTGAATACTTTCCTGAGGCTTCGTTCATGGTGTTTAACTTTCGAGAAGGAGAACACCAAAGTCAGATCGGTCAAGTTTTGTCAGAGTATGATATGACTGTAATGGACTATCCTCGCCATTATGAAGGTTGTCCATTACTCACAATGGAAACGGTCCATCATTTCTTGCGTTCAAGTGAAAGCTGGCTCTCCCTTGGGCATCAGAATGTGCTCTTGATGCATTGTGAAAGAGGTGGGTGGCCAGTCTTGGCCTTTATGCTTGCTGCCTTATTGATATATAGGAAACAGTTTACTGGGGAGCAGAAAACTTTGGACATGATTTACAAGCAAGCACCTCGTGAGCTTTTGCAGCTGATGTCACCACTGAATCCATTGCCTTCACAATTGAGGTACCTTCAGTATGTCTCAAGAAGGAATGTGGGCTCAGAATGGCCTCCGCTGGATAGAGCGCTTACTTTGGATTGTGTTATTCTTAGAGTCATTCCTAATTTCGATGGAGAAGGGGGTTGCTGCCCAATATTTAGGATTTATGGACAAGATCCTCTAATGGTTGCTGATCGAACTCCTAAAGTTTTGTTCTCAACACCAAAAAGGAGCAAACTTGTTCGGCACTACAAGCAG GCAGATTGCGAACTTGTAAAAATTGACATCCATTGCCATATTCAAGGTGATGTTGTGCTAGAGTGTATTAGTTTGGATAGTGATCAAGAGCGTGAAGAGATGATGTTTCGGGTCATGTTCAACACAGCCTTTATAAGGTCAAACATTTTGATGCTTAACCGTGATGAAATTGACATCTTGTGGAATTCTAAGGATCTGTTTTCCAAGGAATTCAGGGCAGAG GTTCTTTTTTCAGAGATGGATGCTGCAACTTCTCTTGTTTCAGTTGATTTGCCGGGCATAGAGGAGAAGGATGGCCTTCCTATTGAAGCATTTGCTAAAGTTCAAGAAATTTTCAGCAATGTTGATTGGCTAGATCCAAAGTTGGATGTTGCAGTAAACATGCTCCAGCATTTCACACCATCAAATTTCATCCAAGAAAATCTGGAGACTGCTCTAAATGCAGAAAAAGGCAGCATTATGATAGAATCAGCTCTCGAAAAAGATAAAGAGCAACTAAAATTGAAGGCACCAGACAACATCGGGGGTCTTGCATCCATTTCTCAAGGGAAACCATTCATGCCATCTGTTAAACCAGCCCTAGATGCAAATTCATtcaaaaagaagaatgaaCCCAAAGAGCTGCTGGTTTCTCTCCAACAGCCTGCTCAACCAAAGATCATTTCTCCAAGATTACCTCAAACTTCGTCATCTGCTTCACAAGGTTCACCTATATCAAGATATCATAGCGCACCATCATCCCTTGGAATCACAGCTCTATTGCATGATCATGACAAATATATTCAAGAAATCACACAGCAGGTGAAAAGATCTCAACCTGCTGTACCTACTTCTCCTTCCGTTACAAATACAATGAGACCTCCACAACCTAGTCATGTATCTACTCCATCACCAACACCACCACCGCTACCATTTCAGCCTCCCTCTGCACGAGCTTCATTGGTACCTCCtaaaattatccaaaaaaCTCAGGTAACCCCTCCTCCTCCCCTTCCGACTCTGAAGGCAACGCAGTCTTTTCTTTCCGAACAACCTGAAACCACATCACAAAGTATAGAGCACTTATTATCAGACCCCTCCACTACATCTGCCGCAAATTCCGCAGGGGGTACTCCTGTTACAGAGACCTTGCATTCAGATGCACCTTCTCCACCACCTTCCTTTCAAGAGACATCTCCATCTCCCATGTTCGAGCATTCATCCACAACTTCCACTCTCCCGCCTcctcctccacctccacccCATTCTTTTCCTGGAATGTCTCAAtcttttgttgtaaataactcattttcaattcctcctcctcctccacctccacccCCACCCCATTCTTTTCCTGGAATGGCTCAAtcttttgttgtaaataacTCATTTTCAATTCCTCCTCCTTCCTCACCCCCTTCATTTTCAAGAATATCTTCAACATCTTCCTCTGACAAGAACTCATTTTCAGCTCCCTCTCCTCCTCCCCAACCCCCCTCACTTTCAGGAATATCTCCAACTTCCTCtgccaaaaacttattttcaactcctccacctccacctccacctccTCCCCCTTCCCCTTCTCCTTTTTCAGTAACATCTCCATCTACCTCTGTTAAGAACTCTTTTCCAAACccacctccacctccacctTCTCCACCCCCTTCTTTTTTAGGAACATCTCTGTCTTCCATTGTCAATAACTCAGTTTCAATCCCCCCTCCTCCCCCACTACCCCCTATGGTTGCTTCATCAACTACTTCCTCTGTCTTTTGTCCACTAGCTTCTAAGAGTTCAGCAATCACCTCTAGACCTCCTCCACCACCTCCACCTCCTTTACATTCTAGGGGTTCAACTAGTATGTCTTTAGCACGACCGCCGCCACAATTACCTGCTTCCAATCTCCCTCCAGAGAATTCTTTGTCTCATAATTCAGCACCTGTTCCGCCTGTGCCACCTCCACCAGCTCCTTTTGCCAAAGGGTTATCATTGTCAAAGGCTAATGATGTGACCCCTCCATCTCATAGTGGAGTTAGTAATGGTAACATCCCTCCAATTCCTGGACCTCCTTCTGGTGCTCCATTTAGTGCAAAAATGCGAGGTTTAGCACATGCAAGTCCCAGGCTTCAGTCCCAACCTAGAAAAAACAACCTGAAACCATATCATTGGTTAAAGTTAACAAGGGCAATGCAAGGGAGCTTGTGGGCTGAGGCTCAAAAATCTGATGAAGCTTCCAA GGCTCCGGAATTTGACATGTCAGAACTAGAGTCTCTTTTCTCAGCAGCTGCTCCGAACTCAGATCTTGGAGGCAAAAGTGGGAAGTCAAATCGCCGTTCTGGACCTAAACCTGAGAGAGTCCAGCTG ATTGAGCTTAGGCGGGCAaataattgtgaaattatGCTCACAAAGGTTAAAATTCCTTTGCCTGATTTGATG GGTTCAGTCCTTGCTTTGGATGATTCAGCATTGGACATTGATCAGGTTGATAACCTTATTAAGTTTTGtccaacaaaagaagaaatggAAGTACTCAAG AATTACAATGGAGATAAGGGAAACTTGGGAAAATGTGAACAG TTCTTCCTAGAATTGATGAAAGTGCCTCGGGTTGAGTCAAAGCTAAGAGTTTTCTCATTTAAAATACAGTTCCAAACTCAG GTTTCTGACCTTAGAACAagtttgaatattataaactctGCATCTGAAGAG GTCAGGAATTCAATCAAGTTGAAACGGATCATGCAAACGATTCTTTCTTTGGGTAATGCTTTGAATCATGGAACTGCAAGGG